A window from Flavobacterium gyeonganense encodes these proteins:
- the aspS gene encoding aspartate--tRNA ligase: MYRSHNCGELNASNINTEVTLAGWVQKSRDKGFMNWVDLRDRYGITQLIFDESRTDKAVFELAKTLGREFVIQVKGTVIEREAKNKNIPTGEIEILVSELTILNSALTPPFTIEDETDGGEDIRMKYRYLDIRRNPVKNSLLFRHKVAMEVRKYLSDLDFCEVETPYLIKSTPEGARDFVVPSRMNEGQFYALPQSPQTFKQLLMVGGMDKYFQIVKCFRDEDLRADRQPEFTQIDCEMAFVEQEDILNVFEGLTRHLLKEIKGIEVDKFPRITYDYAMKTYGNDKPDIRFGMKFGELNEFAQHKEFPVFNAAELVVGIAVPGAGNYTRKEIDGLIDWVKRPQVGASGMVYVKCNEDGTFKSSVDKFYDQDDLANWAKVTEAKPGDMIFVLSGPANKTRTQLSALRMELATRLGLRNPEEFAPLWVVDFPLLELDEESGRYHAMHHPFTSPKPEDMALLETDPGKVRANAYDMVLNGNEIGGGSIRIHDKATQQLMFKYLGFTEEEAKAQFGFLMDAFQFGAPPHGGLAFGLDRLVAILGGQETIRDFIAFPKNNSGRDVMIDAPAAIDDSQLKELSIKLDLK; encoded by the coding sequence ATGTATAGAAGTCATAATTGTGGCGAATTAAATGCCTCAAATATTAATACCGAAGTTACACTTGCAGGCTGGGTTCAGAAATCACGTGATAAAGGATTCATGAATTGGGTCGATTTACGTGACCGTTACGGAATTACACAACTTATTTTCGACGAAAGCCGTACCGATAAAGCAGTTTTTGAATTGGCAAAAACGCTGGGAAGAGAATTTGTAATTCAGGTAAAAGGGACTGTTATCGAGCGTGAAGCAAAAAACAAAAACATTCCAACTGGTGAAATTGAAATTTTAGTTTCTGAATTAACTATTTTGAATTCTGCTTTAACACCTCCATTCACCATTGAAGACGAAACGGACGGTGGAGAAGATATCAGAATGAAATATCGTTATTTGGATATCCGAAGAAATCCGGTAAAGAACAGTTTATTATTCCGTCACAAAGTGGCAATGGAAGTTCGTAAATATTTATCAGATTTAGATTTCTGCGAAGTTGAAACGCCTTACTTAATTAAGTCAACTCCGGAAGGAGCAAGAGATTTCGTTGTACCAAGCCGTATGAACGAAGGCCAGTTTTATGCTTTGCCGCAATCTCCACAGACTTTCAAACAATTATTGATGGTGGGTGGAATGGATAAATATTTCCAGATTGTGAAGTGTTTCCGTGACGAAGATTTACGAGCAGACCGTCAGCCGGAGTTTACTCAGATTGACTGCGAAATGGCGTTTGTAGAGCAAGAAGATATTTTAAATGTTTTTGAAGGCTTAACAAGACATTTACTTAAAGAAATTAAAGGTATTGAAGTAGATAAATTCCCAAGAATTACCTACGACTATGCCATGAAAACATACGGAAACGACAAACCCGACATTCGTTTCGGAATGAAGTTTGGTGAATTAAACGAATTTGCACAACATAAAGAATTCCCCGTATTCAATGCAGCAGAATTAGTTGTGGGAATTGCTGTTCCTGGAGCCGGAAATTACACTCGTAAAGAAATCGACGGTTTGATTGACTGGGTAAAACGCCCTCAGGTTGGCGCATCCGGAATGGTTTACGTGAAATGTAACGAAGACGGAACATTTAAATCCTCTGTAGATAAATTCTACGATCAGGACGATTTGGCAAACTGGGCAAAAGTAACAGAAGCAAAACCTGGCGATATGATTTTTGTACTTTCTGGTCCTGCAAACAAAACACGTACTCAATTGTCTGCACTTCGTATGGAACTGGCAACCCGTTTAGGATTACGTAATCCCGAAGAATTTGCTCCATTATGGGTAGTTGATTTTCCGCTATTGGAACTTGACGAAGAAAGTGGCCGTTACCACGCCATGCACCATCCGTTTACATCGCCAAAACCAGAAGATATGGCATTGTTAGAAACAGATCCTGGCAAAGTTCGAGCAAACGCTTACGATATGGTTTTAAATGGAAACGAAATTGGCGGAGGTTCTATTCGTATTCACGATAAGGCAACGCAGCAATTAATGTTTAAATATTTAGGGTTTACCGAAGAAGAAGCAAAAGCACAATTTGGTTTCTTAATGGATGCATTCCAGTTTGGAGCACCACCGCACGGAGGTTTAGCTTTTGGTTTAGACAGATTAGTTGCTATTTTAGGAGGTCAGGAAACGATTAGGGATTTTATTGCTTTCCCTAAAAACAATTCAGGTCGTGATGTAATGATCGATGCTCCGGCTGCAATTGATGATTCACAACTGAAAGAATTATCCATTAAACTTGATTTAAAATAA
- a CDS encoding TlpA family protein disulfide reductase encodes MRKVILFALIMLSVFNVDAQTKNQIKFTAKIANRNSDTLVIRGANNFTQIIPIDKKGVFAATFEAPKGFYQFSDGHEVSSLYLKPNSEINLTMDAKQFDETIVYKGKGVDESNFLALYSLNNEKFQNEAFTKDETEFAALLEAKKKWDNETLEKGKYDAEFQTAVKNAFSQFHQYAAQAYQSNAQTNKLKGKPSPDFDYENYKGGKTKLSDLKGKYVYIDLWATWCGPCRAEIPFLQKIEEKYHGKNIEFVSISIDKAKDNEKWKKFVADKNLGGIQLFADKDWESEFVTSYGVTGIPRFILIDPKGNILNPDADRPSSPELQTQLDTLLK; translated from the coding sequence ATGAGAAAAGTTATTCTTTTTGCTTTGATTATGCTGAGCGTTTTTAACGTTGATGCCCAAACAAAGAATCAAATTAAATTTACGGCTAAAATTGCGAATAGAAATAGCGATACCTTAGTTATTCGTGGCGCAAATAATTTTACACAGATTATTCCAATTGATAAAAAGGGTGTTTTTGCAGCCACTTTTGAAGCTCCAAAAGGGTTTTATCAATTTTCTGATGGTCATGAAGTTTCGAGTTTGTACTTAAAACCAAATTCAGAAATAAACTTGACGATGGATGCGAAACAATTTGATGAAACGATTGTATATAAAGGTAAAGGTGTTGATGAAAGCAATTTTCTGGCACTTTACTCTTTAAATAATGAAAAATTTCAAAACGAAGCTTTTACTAAAGATGAAACCGAATTTGCTGCACTTTTGGAAGCAAAGAAAAAGTGGGATAATGAAACTCTTGAAAAAGGAAAATATGATGCAGAATTTCAGACTGCTGTAAAAAATGCATTCTCACAATTTCATCAGTATGCAGCCCAGGCTTATCAAAGCAATGCACAAACAAATAAACTTAAAGGAAAGCCTTCACCTGATTTTGATTATGAAAATTATAAAGGTGGAAAAACAAAACTTTCAGATTTAAAAGGGAAATACGTTTACATAGATCTTTGGGCAACCTGGTGTGGACCATGCAGGGCTGAAATTCCTTTTTTGCAAAAAATTGAAGAAAAATATCACGGAAAAAATATTGAATTTGTGAGTATCTCAATCGACAAGGCAAAAGACAATGAGAAATGGAAAAAATTTGTGGCTGATAAAAATTTAGGCGGAATCCAGTTATTTGCAGATAAAGATTGGGAATCTGAGTTTGTAACAAGTTATGGTGTAACCGGAATCCCAAGATTTATATTGATTGATCCAAAGGGGAACATTTTAAACCCTGATGCTGATAGACCATCATCGCCAGAATTACAAACACAATTAGATACTTTATTGAAATAA
- a CDS encoding toxin-antitoxin system YwqK family antitoxin, which translates to MKKCVILVAILFSGILVAQETKPELEAVGNKVRATYYYDNGKVQQEGFFKEGRLDGVWVSYDENGNKKAIAEYTNGLKTGKWIYFNDKNICQVDYSNSKINSVKNLEEKVIAHNN; encoded by the coding sequence ATGAAAAAGTGTGTAATTTTAGTTGCAATATTGTTCTCTGGAATTTTAGTTGCACAAGAGACAAAACCTGAATTAGAAGCTGTTGGAAATAAAGTAAGAGCTACTTATTATTATGATAATGGAAAAGTACAACAAGAAGGCTTTTTTAAAGAAGGTAGATTAGATGGTGTCTGGGTATCTTATGATGAGAATGGAAATAAAAAAGCTATCGCAGAATACACAAACGGATTAAAAACCGGAAAATGGATTTATTTTAATGACAAAAATATTTGTCAGGTAGATTATTCAAACAGCAAAATTAATTCTGTTAAGAATTTAGAAGAAAAAGTTATTGCGCATAATAATTAA
- a CDS encoding PepSY-associated TM helix domain-containing protein, whose product MSNRNYNIYFHTHTLSGIVISVALFVIFFAGSFSFFRDEIINWEKNETVSISREIDLNYDAALKKLDNEYILQGRNITISKHSNERRVNISLEGTKDTLAPAKQKEGSFFYLDTKNYKTSTYEESYSLGEFLYRLHFLAQIPYPVGYYLSGFIALFFLFAIVTGVLLHWKKIVSNFYVFRPKEKLKTLWTDAHTALGMIGMPFQFVYAVTGAFFMIKLLIVAPAVMALYKGDQDKLYKELEYTDPEFKFENKKLTVSFSINELVSKAKSNWKGFEINHVMIQNYGDANMHLLVEGELLSTKKFTGNGKVVYRIADGKEIARKNPETQNHYLDVVKNVLYRIHFGDYGGYALKIVSFALGIITCFVIISGVMIWLIARDKKNMTEKKRRFNERVVRIYLAICLSMYPITALAFIASKLFYPLTQSNLYSIYFIGWLLLALFFIIKKNDAFTNKWCLISGSVLGFLIPLTNGIITGNWFWNSFLQNKIQIFFIDIFWIILASITLYVAFSLKSKKNQIAEI is encoded by the coding sequence ATGAGTAATCGTAATTATAATATTTATTTCCATACACACACCCTTAGCGGAATCGTTATCAGTGTTGCTCTTTTTGTGATTTTCTTTGCCGGATCCTTTTCTTTCTTCAGGGACGAAATAATCAATTGGGAAAAAAATGAAACAGTTTCTATTTCACGCGAAATTGATTTAAACTATGATGCTGCATTAAAAAAACTGGACAATGAGTATATTCTCCAAGGACGAAATATTACCATTTCTAAACATAGTAACGAAAGACGGGTTAATATTTCTTTAGAAGGAACCAAAGATACTCTCGCTCCAGCAAAACAAAAAGAAGGAAGTTTTTTTTATTTAGATACCAAAAACTATAAAACATCAACCTACGAAGAGTCCTATTCTCTTGGAGAGTTTTTATATCGTTTGCATTTCCTTGCACAGATTCCGTATCCTGTCGGATATTATCTTTCGGGTTTCATTGCGCTGTTTTTCTTGTTTGCAATAGTAACAGGAGTTTTACTACACTGGAAAAAAATTGTTTCGAATTTTTATGTTTTTCGTCCAAAAGAAAAGCTTAAAACATTATGGACAGATGCTCATACAGCATTAGGAATGATCGGAATGCCTTTTCAGTTTGTCTATGCCGTGACGGGAGCATTTTTTATGATCAAGCTTTTAATCGTTGCGCCGGCTGTAATGGCTCTTTATAAAGGAGATCAGGACAAATTATATAAAGAACTTGAATATACAGATCCTGAATTTAAGTTTGAGAATAAAAAATTGACAGTTTCTTTTAGTATCAATGAGTTAGTTTCTAAAGCGAAAAGCAACTGGAAGGGTTTTGAAATCAACCATGTGATGATTCAGAACTATGGCGATGCTAATATGCATCTTCTGGTTGAAGGTGAATTGTTAAGCACCAAAAAATTTACCGGAAACGGAAAAGTAGTTTACCGTATTGCTGATGGAAAAGAAATTGCAAGGAAAAACCCTGAAACACAAAACCATTATTTAGATGTTGTCAAAAATGTTTTATACCGGATACATTTTGGTGATTATGGTGGTTATGCATTGAAAATAGTAAGTTTTGCTTTAGGAATTATAACCTGCTTCGTGATTATTTCAGGAGTTATGATTTGGTTAATTGCGAGGGATAAAAAAAATATGACTGAGAAGAAACGTCGTTTCAATGAAAGGGTTGTACGTATTTATCTGGCTATTTGCTTGAGTATGTATCCGATTACGGCATTGGCATTCATCGCATCTAAATTATTTTATCCTTTAACTCAGTCTAATTTATACAGTATTTATTTTATTGGATGGCTGTTGCTTGCCCTCTTTTTTATTATCAAAAAGAATGATGCTTTTACTAACAAATGGTGCTTAATTTCAGGAAGTGTTTTAGGTTTTTTGATTCCGCTTACAAATGGAATCATTACCGGAAACTGGTTTTGGAATTCTTTCCTCCAAAACAAAATTCAGATTTTCTTTATCGATATTTTCTGGATTATTTTAGCATCAATTACACTATATGTTGCTTTTTCATTAAAATCAAAAAAGAATCAAATAGCAGAAATATAA
- a CDS encoding efflux RND transporter permease subunit — MKLAEISIKRPSLVIVLFTILILGGLFSYSQLGYELIPKFETNVITVSTVYPGASPSEVENTVTKKIEDAIASLENIKKIDSKSYESLSVVSITLLSTANVDISMNDAQRKINAILSDLPDDADPPSLTKFSLSDLPIMTLGANGKMDEAAFYDLIDKKIAPVLSRVQGVAQVNIIGGQEREIQVNLDAVKMQGYGLSVPQVQQTILTSNLDFPTGNIQTRNQKILIRLAGKYKNVEELRNLVVSSQNGIQVRLGDIADVQDTQKIAEKIARVDQKSAIVLQIVKQSDANAVAVSEQLVKTIKILEQDYKKSSLKLDIAKDSTIFTLEAADSVVHDLLIAVILVAFVMLFFLHSIRNSLIVMVSIPASLIATFIGIYLLGYTLNLMSLLGLSLVVGILVDDAIVVLENIYRHMEMGKSRIRASYDGTAEIGGTVTSITLVIVVVFLPIAMSTGLVSNIITQFCVTVIISTMFSLLASFTIIPWLSSRFGKLEHIEGKNLFGRIILGFESYLTRFTNWVSNLLNWCLDHYFKTIGIVLVLFFGSIFWLMGGGYIGGEFFASSDSGEFLVQIEMPKDASLEQTNFMTQKAEAFLKGEKYVFSQITTVGQTSEGLGAAQATAYKAEIDVKMIEQKDRTDDANVYAAKTKRKLEKILVGAKVKTVPVGILGTAEDATLGLIVTGPNVESAMKFAKMAEAELRTIPGTTEIKLTVEDGNPEINVQVDRDKMAALGLTLQTVGLTMQTAYSGNTDGKFRAGEYEYDINIKYNEFDRKNITDVSNLIFINNAGQQIKLNQFATITEGSGPSKLERRDKTASVTVQGQNVGVPAGTIVTQWQEKLDKLQKPTGVNYIWGGDQENQSEGFGTLGIALLAAIILVYLVMVGLYDSFVHPFVVLFAIPLSFIGVLFALALTNNTLNIFTILGVIMLIGLVCKNAIMLVDYTNQRRAAGESIRNALIQANHARLRPILMTTIAMVFGMFPIALASGAGAEWKNGLAWVIIGGLISSLFLTLIVVPVIYQIMEGIIRRLSKGEKIDYEAEMVADYEPTEVSEDGFNPKHTH; from the coding sequence ATGAAATTAGCCGAAATATCCATTAAACGTCCGTCGTTAGTAATTGTATTGTTTACAATTCTGATTTTAGGTGGATTGTTCAGCTACAGCCAGTTAGGTTATGAGCTGATCCCGAAATTTGAAACCAACGTTATTACGGTTTCTACTGTATATCCTGGAGCTTCGCCAAGTGAGGTTGAAAATACAGTAACAAAAAAGATTGAAGATGCGATTGCATCATTAGAAAATATCAAGAAAATTGATTCCAAATCTTATGAGTCACTTTCTGTAGTATCGATTACATTACTTTCTACTGCTAATGTTGATATTTCGATGAACGATGCACAGCGTAAAATTAATGCAATTCTTAGTGATTTACCAGATGATGCCGATCCGCCGTCTTTGACTAAATTCTCTTTGAGTGATTTACCAATTATGACGCTTGGTGCGAATGGTAAAATGGACGAAGCTGCTTTTTACGATTTGATCGATAAAAAGATTGCACCCGTTTTATCTCGTGTACAAGGTGTGGCACAGGTAAACATTATTGGTGGTCAAGAGCGTGAGATTCAAGTGAATCTTGATGCTGTAAAAATGCAAGGTTACGGACTTTCTGTTCCGCAGGTACAGCAGACTATTTTAACTTCAAACTTGGATTTCCCAACAGGAAACATTCAAACTAGAAATCAAAAAATCTTAATCCGTTTAGCGGGTAAATATAAAAACGTTGAAGAATTAAGAAACTTAGTAGTTTCTTCTCAAAACGGAATCCAGGTTCGTTTAGGCGATATCGCTGACGTTCAGGATACACAAAAAATTGCGGAGAAAATTGCGCGTGTAGATCAAAAAAGCGCTATTGTACTTCAAATTGTAAAACAATCAGATGCCAATGCCGTAGCGGTAAGCGAGCAGTTGGTTAAAACAATTAAGATATTAGAACAAGATTATAAAAAATCCAGTTTAAAACTTGATATTGCAAAGGATAGTACCATATTTACACTTGAAGCAGCAGACTCCGTTGTACACGATTTATTAATTGCGGTTATTCTGGTAGCATTTGTAATGTTGTTCTTCTTGCACAGTATTAGAAACTCGTTGATCGTAATGGTTTCTATTCCAGCCTCTTTAATTGCTACATTTATCGGAATCTATTTATTAGGTTACACACTTAACTTAATGTCTTTACTTGGTTTATCTCTTGTAGTTGGTATTCTTGTGGATGATGCTATTGTTGTATTAGAAAACATTTACCGACATATGGAAATGGGTAAAAGCCGAATTCGTGCTTCATACGATGGAACTGCCGAAATTGGAGGAACTGTAACTTCTATTACTTTGGTAATTGTGGTAGTATTCTTGCCGATTGCAATGAGTACAGGTTTGGTGTCAAATATTATTACACAATTCTGTGTTACGGTAATTATCTCTACAATGTTCTCTTTATTGGCTTCATTTACTATTATTCCTTGGTTGTCTTCACGTTTTGGAAAACTGGAGCATATTGAAGGTAAAAACCTTTTCGGAAGAATCATTCTTGGATTTGAAAGTTACTTAACCCGTTTTACTAACTGGGTTTCAAATTTATTAAACTGGTGTTTAGATCACTACTTTAAAACAATCGGAATTGTATTAGTACTTTTCTTCGGATCGATATTCTGGTTAATGGGAGGCGGTTACATCGGAGGAGAATTCTTCGCATCATCTGATAGTGGTGAGTTCTTAGTACAAATCGAGATGCCAAAAGACGCTTCATTAGAGCAGACCAACTTTATGACGCAAAAAGCAGAAGCTTTCTTAAAAGGAGAGAAATATGTTTTCAGCCAGATTACAACAGTAGGACAAACCAGTGAAGGTTTAGGCGCAGCGCAGGCAACAGCTTACAAAGCAGAGATCGATGTTAAAATGATCGAACAAAAAGATCGTACAGACGATGCTAACGTTTATGCAGCGAAGACAAAACGTAAACTTGAAAAAATATTAGTTGGAGCAAAAGTTAAAACAGTTCCAGTAGGTATTTTAGGTACAGCAGAGGATGCAACTTTAGGTTTGATCGTTACAGGTCCGAACGTAGAAAGCGCTATGAAATTTGCTAAAATGGCAGAAGCTGAATTGCGTACAATTCCTGGGACAACTGAGATTAAATTAACAGTTGAAGACGGAAATCCAGAAATCAACGTTCAGGTAGACAGAGACAAAATGGCTGCTTTAGGATTAACACTTCAAACGGTTGGTTTAACAATGCAGACAGCTTATAGTGGTAATACTGACGGTAAATTTAGAGCTGGAGAATACGAATACGACATCAATATCAAATACAACGAATTTGATAGAAAAAACATTACCGATGTTAGTAATTTGATTTTCATCAACAATGCAGGACAACAAATTAAATTAAACCAATTTGCTACTATTACTGAAGGTTCAGGACCAAGTAAATTAGAGCGTAGAGATAAAACAGCTTCTGTAACCGTACAAGGTCAGAACGTTGGGGTACCGGCGGGAACAATCGTTACACAATGGCAGGAAAAACTAGACAAACTGCAAAAACCAACCGGAGTAAATTACATCTGGGGAGGTGACCAAGAGAACCAATCTGAAGGTTTTGGTACTTTAGGAATTGCATTATTGGCGGCTATTATCTTGGTTTACCTTGTAATGGTTGGTCTTTATGACAGTTTTGTTCACCCGTTTGTGGTATTGTTCGCGATTCCGCTTTCGTTTATCGGCGTTTTATTTGCACTGGCATTAACAAATAATACATTAAATATTTTTACCATTTTAGGGGTCATCATGTTGATTGGTCTGGTGTGTAAGAATGCGATCATGCTTGTCGATTATACCAATCAGCGAAGAGCTGCCGGAGAATCGATTAGAAATGCACTGATTCAGGCAAACCACGCACGTTTACGTCCGATCCTGATGACAACAATTGCGATGGTATTTGGTATGTTCCCGATTGCATTAGCATCTGGAGCAGGAGCTGAGTGGAAAAACGGATTGGCATGGGTAATTATTGGAGGTTTGATCTCTTCATTATTCCTAACACTGATTGTAGTTCCGGTTATCTACCAGATCATGGAAGGTATTATAAGAAGATTATCTAAAGGAGAAAAAATCGATTACGAGGCTGAAATGGTGGCAGATTATGAACCGACCGAAGTAAGCGAAGACGGTTTTAACCCTAAACATACGCATTAA
- a CDS encoding efflux RND transporter periplasmic adaptor subunit gives MKKIIITIVIIAAAFAGISYILNKNKTENEAKTAIVAQKNAAISVKVATVKTEDVNLGFTANGNFEPIQELTFSAEKSGKVIRVLVKEGDYVRVGQTLLTMRGDVINVSAQQAQAVYQNAKSDYSRYENAFKTGGVTKQQLDQAKLALTNAESNLKQANINVGDTKVKAPINGFINKKYIEPGSILTGMPATALFDIVNVSKLKLTVTVNESQVASLKLGNQVNISASVYPDKNFSGKITFIASKADASLNFPVEIEITNNANNDLKAGMYGTANFGSNNQKQNLKVVPRNAFVGSVSSNEIFVVENNIAKLKKVVAGRILGDKVEIISGLNDGDVVITTGQINLQDGNTVEIIK, from the coding sequence ATGAAGAAAATAATTATAACAATCGTAATCATAGCCGCAGCTTTTGCCGGGATTAGCTACATTTTAAATAAAAATAAAACCGAAAATGAGGCTAAAACTGCTATTGTGGCACAAAAAAATGCTGCTATTTCTGTAAAAGTAGCGACAGTTAAAACAGAAGATGTAAATCTGGGTTTTACGGCCAACGGAAACTTTGAGCCTATTCAGGAATTGACTTTCTCTGCTGAAAAGTCCGGAAAAGTAATCCGTGTTTTAGTAAAAGAAGGTGACTATGTAAGAGTTGGCCAGACTTTACTAACTATGAGAGGCGATGTGATTAATGTAAGCGCGCAACAAGCTCAGGCAGTCTATCAAAATGCAAAATCTGATTATAGTAGATATGAAAATGCTTTTAAAACAGGTGGTGTTACAAAACAACAATTAGATCAGGCAAAATTGGCTTTAACAAATGCTGAATCTAATTTAAAACAAGCAAATATTAATGTTGGTGACACAAAAGTAAAAGCACCAATCAACGGATTCATCAATAAAAAATATATTGAACCGGGATCTATCTTAACTGGTATGCCTGCAACAGCTTTATTTGATATTGTAAATGTTTCTAAATTAAAATTGACAGTTACGGTTAACGAAAGTCAGGTTGCAAGTTTAAAATTAGGAAACCAAGTTAATATTTCTGCAAGTGTTTATCCTGACAAAAATTTCTCCGGAAAAATTACTTTCATTGCTTCAAAAGCAGATGCTTCTTTAAACTTTCCTGTTGAAATCGAAATTACAAACAATGCGAATAACGATTTAAAAGCGGGTATGTACGGAACTGCAAACTTTGGTTCTAACAACCAAAAACAAAACTTAAAAGTGGTTCCAAGAAATGCTTTTGTTGGTAGTGTAAGCAGTAACGAAATTTTCGTAGTAGAAAATAACATTGCTAAATTGAAAAAAGTAGTTGCTGGAAGAATCTTAGGAGATAAAGTTGAAATCATTAGTGGTTTGAATGATGGGGATGTAGTAATTACTACAGGTCAAATCAACTTACAAGACGGAAATACAGTAGAAATTATTAAATAA
- a CDS encoding TolC family protein, which produces MKRIILIFLCTVGLSANAQVKTLTLKEALTYALQNKAEAKKSKLQVENSEYKIQEIRSRALPQISANGNLTYNPVLQTTVIDGAAFNAPGTTIQAAFGQKWTSTAGISLTQAIFDQSVFTGLKAARSTREFYQINDQLTEEQVIERVANNYYTVYVQRDLLTLLDSTYANTTKVRDIVKGQFDNGLAKKIDLDRIIVKLSNIDTERQQVKNQVELQENALKFYMGMPIEIKIEIPSEEFEATSAALTETPNVENRTEYLLLKKQEELLVFNKKAVEAGYYPTLSLTAGYNYIGQGPELPWFAKPKDGVYWSDFSSIGLNLRIPIFTGFGTRAKVRQADIELRSLQEDMKDTKLSLDLDYQNAMTQINNNLVTIENQKENMRLASEILSNTKNNYLQGLASLTDLLDAENANQEAQNNYSRAVLNYKIAEISLIKSKGELKTLIK; this is translated from the coding sequence ATGAAAAGAATCATTCTAATATTTTTGTGCACTGTTGGCCTCTCCGCCAATGCACAAGTCAAGACACTAACCCTAAAAGAGGCTCTTACCTACGCTCTTCAAAATAAAGCAGAAGCTAAGAAATCTAAATTGCAGGTTGAAAACAGTGAATACAAAATTCAGGAAATACGTTCAAGAGCATTACCGCAAATTTCCGCAAATGGTAATTTAACGTATAACCCCGTACTCCAGACAACCGTTATTGACGGAGCAGCTTTTAACGCACCGGGAACCACAATTCAGGCAGCTTTTGGACAAAAATGGACTTCGACTGCCGGAATATCGTTAACTCAGGCCATTTTTGATCAGTCTGTTTTTACTGGACTAAAAGCTGCGAGATCTACCCGTGAATTTTATCAGATAAATGATCAGCTGACAGAAGAACAGGTAATTGAAAGAGTAGCCAACAATTATTATACTGTTTATGTTCAACGAGACCTTTTAACTTTATTAGACAGTACATATGCCAATACTACTAAAGTTCGCGATATTGTAAAAGGACAATTTGACAATGGTTTGGCCAAGAAAATTGATTTAGACCGTATTATTGTAAAATTATCAAACATTGATACAGAGCGTCAACAAGTTAAGAATCAGGTTGAGTTACAGGAAAATGCTTTAAAGTTTTATATGGGTATGCCAATTGAAATCAAAATCGAAATTCCTTCAGAAGAATTTGAAGCTACATCGGCAGCATTGACTGAAACTCCTAATGTAGAAAACAGAACAGAATACCTTCTTTTGAAAAAACAAGAAGAATTACTTGTTTTCAATAAGAAAGCTGTTGAAGCAGGATATTATCCTACACTTTCACTAACTGCAGGTTACAACTATATTGGTCAGGGACCTGAGTTACCATGGTTTGCAAAACCAAAAGACGGAGTTTATTGGTCTGACTTCTCTTCAATTGGACTGAATTTACGTATCCCAATTTTTACCGGTTTTGGAACCCGTGCAAAAGTAAGACAGGCAGATATTGAGTTAAGATCTCTTCAGGAAGATATGAAAGACACCAAACTTTCACTTGATCTGGATTACCAAAATGCAATGACGCAAATCAACAACAATCTGGTTACCATTGAGAACCAAAAAGAAAATATGCGCCTTGCGAGTGAAATTTTAAGCAATACCAAAAACAATTACTTACAGGGACTAGCATCATTAACTGACCTATTAGATGCTGAAAATGCAAATCAGGAAGCTCAAAATAATTACAGCAGAGCAGTTTTAAATTATAAAATTGCCGAAATATCTCTAATCAAATCAAAAGGCGAACTAAAAACTCTTATTAAATAA
- a CDS encoding TetR/AcrR family transcriptional regulator, whose protein sequence is MKEKIISKASELFLKLGFKSVTMDDIAGEMCISKKTIYKYFCNKEILIEESTTLVHKQVHEIIDTIVAKNNNAIQENFEIREMFCEMFTNSMDSSPIYQLKKHYPEIYHKVMTQEIEQCSQWFRENIEKGIREKLYRADLNIDVYVRFYYTLIFHINETTVSDKESQKLELEALEYHTRAMSTPLGIAELEKQLKKIIT, encoded by the coding sequence ATGAAAGAGAAAATCATATCAAAAGCAAGTGAGTTATTTTTAAAATTAGGTTTTAAAAGTGTCACAATGGATGATATCGCAGGTGAAATGTGCATTTCAAAAAAAACGATTTACAAATACTTTTGTAATAAAGAGATTTTAATAGAAGAAAGCACAACTTTAGTTCATAAACAGGTACATGAAATCATTGACACGATTGTAGCTAAAAACAATAATGCAATTCAGGAGAATTTTGAAATCCGTGAAATGTTTTGCGAAATGTTTACAAACAGTATGGATTCGTCTCCCATTTATCAGCTTAAAAAACATTATCCTGAAATTTACCATAAAGTTATGACTCAGGAAATAGAACAATGCAGCCAATGGTTTAGAGAAAATATTGAAAAAGGAATTCGTGAAAAATTATACAGAGCAGACCTGAATATTGATGTATATGTACGGTTTTATTACACTTTAATTTTTCATATTAATGAAACAACAGTATCAGACAAAGAATCGCAAAAATTAGAATTAGAGGCCTTAGAATATCATACCAGAGCAATGTCAACCCCATTAGGAATTGCAGAATTAGAAAAACAACTTAAAAAAATTATTACTTAA